The Salvelinus fontinalis isolate EN_2023a unplaced genomic scaffold, ASM2944872v1 scaffold_2163, whole genome shotgun sequence region TATTAGCTGTTCTAGCAGACAGCCTTACCTTGACCAAGATGTCCAGTTGGGCTGTTCCTCTCTCATCCAGCGGAGCCACGTTCTGGCTGACCAATGAGCAGAAGTTATGACACAGCTCCAGGATctcattcagacagtggaacaccTGGGATAGGAGAGAAGACATTGGACGAAATTCAAAAATGAATGGGAAACTATAGCTAAGTGGTCATTCAAGGCTGAATCCTAatttgatagtgttgttaatcTCCAACTGACAACAATGCATGAATAGCACACAACGCGCAATAACACCTTCAAGGTTGTCTTCATTTCAGTCACGTTGTGCCATTGGTCAGGTAAGTGGTTACCTTGTCAGGAACCATATCAAAGTGACATGGCAATCTGATCATCTGCATAACGTGACTGCAATAAAGAAGACGTTGAAGTGGCCTTAAATTACTGCCACATTGTATTCACGTCAAATGCTAATAAATTGAGACGCTAACCGGCTTGAGCAGGATGAAGGACTGTGCTAGCAGGTTGCTAAGGAAGTGGTCGTGGGCCAGCCGGATGCTCTCAAAGTCTCTGGTGGAGTTGATCTGCTGCAGCAGCTGAGAGAACTGAGACTCCAGCACGTCCacctgagggaggagagaggagcagcacAGCCATGTTAGAAATATGGCACCAACAAGGTCACTCATAGCCTGGTCCTAGAAATAgatgtgttgtcttgccaactcctatgacGACCTTTGAGCTGGCTATACAGATATGGGACCTCTTTTTTAAAGAGGGCCCGAGCAGCAAAAACAAATGTGCATTGTAGTTCTAGAACAAAGAAAGGAATGCTTGTTTGCATTAATATGGCCCTGGTAAACTGAGTGTGGTGCATTGAGCCTCTCAAATTTCCTCCCAAAGCTGAATATGAACAGGTAAAAAAACTATACAGTCTTGTCTTTACTACTGCTCTCTATTCTTAAAAACAGACCAGATTCACTGTACAGTACTTAGTCTTTGGATGTACAGATGACACGTGGTTGTGgttccgtgtggctcagttggtagagcatggccctTGGaaagccagggttgtgggttcgattcccacgggggaccagtatgacaacgtatgcactcactactgtaacagtgtctgctaaatgacaagtgTCATTTCCTGTAGATATAATGACCTGTAGGTAGTACTGCAGATTGTCCACCAGGAAAGCCATGTGGTTGCGTAGCCTCCACTTGACAGCATCTGTCTGGTTGGATTTGAGGTGTTTCCTCTGCATCTGTAGAGCCCAGCAGTGCTGCAGCTCAGACTGCACCCGCCGCACACTCAGCAGGTAACGAAATATCacattatacctgggagacaggacacggtcgtgaatattacattatacctgggagacaggacacggtcgtgaatatcacattatacctgggagacaggacacggtcgtgaatatcacattatacctgggagacaggacacggtcgtgaatatcacattatacctgggagacaggacacggtCGTTAATATCacattatacctgggagacaggacacggtcgtgaatattacattatacctgggagacaggacacggtcgtgaatatcacattatacctgggagacaggacacggtagtgaatattacattatacctGGGACACGGTTGTGAATATCacattatacctgggagacaggacacggtcgtgaatatcacattatacctgggagacaggacacggtcgtgaatatcacatacctgggagacaggacacggtcgtgaatatcacattatacctgggagacaggacacggtcgtgaatattacattatacctgggaaacggtcgtgaatattacattatacctgggagacaggacacggtcgtgaatattacattatacctgggagacaggacacggtcgtgaatatcacatacctgggagacaggacacggtcgtgaatattacattatacctgggacacggtcgtgaatattacattatacctgggagacaggacacggtcgtgaatattacattatacctgggagacaggacacggtcgtgaatattacattatacctgggagacaggacacggtcgtgaatattacattatacctgggagacggtcgtgaatattacattatacctgggagacaggacacggtcgtgaatatcacatacctgggagacaggacacggtcgtgaatattacattatacctTGGAGACAGGACACGGTCGTGAATATCACATTATACCTTGGAGACAGGACACAGTcgtgaatattacattatacctgggagacaggacacggtcgtgaatattacattatacctgggagacggtcgtgaatattacattataccttggagacaggacacggtcgcgaatattacattatacctgggagacggtcgtgaatattacattatacctgggagacaggacacggttgtgaatattacattatacctTGGAGACAGGACACGGTTgtgaatattacattatacctgggagacaggacacggttgtgaatattacattatacctgggagacaggacacggttgtgaatattacattataccttggagacaggacacggtcgtgaatattacattatacctgggagacaggacacagtcgtgaatattacattatacctgggagacaggacacggtcgtgaatatcacattatacctgggagacaggacacggttgtgaatattacattatacctgggagacaggacacggtcgtgaatattacattatacctgggagacaggacacggtcgtgaatattacattatacctgggagacaggacacggtcgtgaatattacattatacctgggagacaggacacggtcgtgaatattacattatacctgggagacaggacacggtcgtgaatattacattatacctgggagacaggacacggtcgtgaatattacattatacctgggagacaggacacggtcgtgaatattacattatacctgggagacaggacacggtcgtgaatattacattatacctgggagacaggacacggtcgtgaatattacattatacctgggagacaggacacggtcgtgaatattacattatacctgggagacaggacacggtcgtgaatattacattatacctgggagacaggacacggtcgtgaatattacattatacctgggagacaggacacggtcgtgaatattacattatacctTGGAGACAGGACACGGTTgtgaatattacattatacctgggagacaggacacggtcgtgaatattacattatacctgggagacaggacacggtcgtgaatattacattatacctgggagacaggacacggtcgtgaatattacattatacctgggagacaggacacggtcgtgaatattacattatacctTGGAGACAGGACACGGTTgtgaatattacattatacctgggagacaggacacggttgtgaatattacattatacctgggagacaggacacggtcgtgaatattacattatacctgggagacaggacacggtcgtgaatattacattatacctgggagacaggacacggttgtgaatattacattatacctgggagacaggacacggtcgtgaatatcacattatacctgggagacaggacacggtcgtgaatattacattatacctGGGACACGGTTgtgaat contains the following coding sequences:
- the LOC129850677 gene encoding gamma-tubulin complex component 4-like gives rise to the protein MQRKHLKSNQTDAVKWRLRNHMAFLVDNLQYYLQVDVLESQFSQLLQQINSTRDFESIRLAHDHFLSNLLAQSFILLKPVFHCLNEILELCHNFCSLVSQNVAPLDERGTAQLDILVKGFSRQSFLLFKILSGVRNHQINSDLAQLLLRLDYNKYYTQSGGTLGR